Proteins from a genomic interval of uncultured Tateyamaria sp.:
- a CDS encoding META domain-containing protein, whose translation MIRAAVLTLMASIPACQADETVARYGAADRLWTLQTLNGTAFTATATLEFEAGGPVSGQAPCNRFSTTNTVPYPWFELTPILSTRAACPDLDAETAYFAALGKMTQSEVRQGTLFLRNDDGDEMVFTTSD comes from the coding sequence TGGCGTCGATCCCGGCCTGCCAGGCGGACGAAACGGTTGCGCGCTACGGCGCCGCGGATCGCCTGTGGACGCTGCAAACCCTGAACGGCACCGCATTCACGGCCACGGCGACACTGGAATTCGAAGCCGGCGGGCCGGTCTCGGGCCAGGCCCCGTGCAACAGGTTCAGCACCACCAACACGGTCCCGTATCCCTGGTTTGAACTTACACCGATCCTGTCGACCCGGGCGGCATGTCCCGACCTTGATGCCGAAACCGCCTATTTCGCGGCGCTCGGCAAAATGACGCAGTCCGAAGTGCGGCAAGGCACCCTGTTCCTGCGCAACGATGACGGCGACGAAATGGTGTTCACAACGTCCGACTGA
- the recO gene encoding DNA repair protein RecO has product MEWRGTGILLSVRRHGESSAIIDVFTENMGRHAGVVRGGTSRKIAPILQPGAQLDVAWRARLEDHIGTFAVEPVRSRAAVVMGNRLALAGLNAVTGLLVFCLPEREAHGPLYRRTEALLDLLGQDDLWPLAYLQWELALLEEMGFGLDLTACAVTGATEGLCYVSPKTGRAVSRAGAGDWADRLLPLPPVLRREGDASDAEIAQGLETTGYFLTHHLAPDLGSRPLPEARARFVDAFSRTL; this is encoded by the coding sequence ATGGAATGGCGCGGCACGGGCATATTGCTGAGCGTGCGCCGCCACGGGGAAAGCAGCGCCATCATCGATGTCTTTACCGAAAACATGGGGCGGCATGCGGGCGTGGTGCGCGGTGGGACCAGTCGCAAGATCGCACCCATTCTGCAGCCCGGGGCGCAGTTGGACGTGGCGTGGCGTGCCCGGCTTGAGGATCACATCGGGACCTTTGCCGTGGAACCAGTGCGCAGCCGTGCGGCAGTGGTGATGGGCAACCGGCTCGCGCTGGCGGGGTTGAACGCGGTCACCGGCCTTTTGGTCTTTTGCCTGCCCGAGCGCGAGGCGCATGGTCCGCTGTACCGGCGGACCGAGGCGCTTCTGGACCTGCTGGGACAGGACGATCTTTGGCCCTTGGCCTACCTGCAATGGGAATTGGCGCTGCTGGAGGAGATGGGCTTTGGCCTGGACCTGACCGCCTGTGCCGTGACCGGCGCGACCGAGGGCTTGTGCTATGTGTCGCCCAAGACGGGCCGGGCCGTATCGCGGGCCGGGGCAGGTGATTGGGCCGACAGGCTGTTGCCGTTGCCGCCGGTGCTGCGGCGCGAGGGCGATGCGTCGGACGCGGAGATTGCGCAAGGGTTGGAGACGACCGGGTATTTTCTGACCCATCATCTGGCGCCTGACCTGGGGTCAAGACCGCTGCCCGAGGCGCGCGCCCGCTTTGTGGATGCATTCAGTCGGACGTTGTGA
- a CDS encoding DUF1491 family protein, protein MSPRLTSRFWVDAYLARLRFADIPGFVVAHGDDTGGAVLVKLNTLDGQAALYQRSFDLMSDTRVWAELASGPEADVDAAVARQRGFDPDLWVIEVEDRAGRHMLDQEGLT, encoded by the coding sequence GTGTCGCCTCGTTTGACATCCCGGTTCTGGGTGGATGCGTATCTGGCGCGTTTGCGGTTTGCGGATATTCCGGGATTTGTGGTGGCACACGGGGATGACACGGGTGGTGCGGTTCTGGTGAAGCTGAACACGCTGGATGGGCAGGCGGCGCTGTATCAGCGGTCTTTTGACCTGATGTCGGATACCCGGGTTTGGGCGGAGTTGGCGTCTGGGCCAGAGGCGGATGTGGATGCGGCAGTCGCCCGGCAGCGCGGCTTTGATCCGGACCTTTGGGTGATTGAAGTCGAGGATCGGGCGGGTCGTCACATGCTTGATCAGGAGGGGCTGACCTGA